The proteins below are encoded in one region of Rhodoluna lacicola:
- a CDS encoding type I restriction endonuclease subunit R, protein MSIPRVEPIAVTNESTVVAEYQADTRTEQAYQSEAQLEKAFIDLLQGQAYEYLPITNETDLLGNLRNQLQLLNKVEFTDSEWDRLFTDSISSANDRMIDKTIRIQEDYIRVLKRDSGETKNIYLIDKSNIHNNRLQVINQYEAEGNYQNRYDVTILVNGLPMAHVELKRRGVDLREAFNQIKRYQRDSFWAGSGLFEYVQLFVISNGTLTKYYSNTVRETRVKESNGNERTRKTSNSFEFTSWWADANNKPILDLMSFGKTFFAKHTILNILTRYCVFTEEQLLLVMRPYQIVATERILQRILVSENSKTLGSLAAGGYIWHTTGSGKTLTSFKTAQLASQMPSVDKVLFVVDRKDLDFQTMKEYDRFQKGAANSSASTAELKKHLENPDSRIVITTIQKLSKFIEGNKDHPIQRKRVVLIFDECHRSQFGDMHSSIRKAFKNYNLFGFTGTPIFAAGASTGGNPDLKTTEQAFGDKLHTYTIVDAITDKNVLPFRVDYVNTMKTVESSADKQVSAIDTEAALLAPERISKIVNYILEHFDQKTRRNESYSIDKKRVQGFNSLMATQSIAAAKSYYQEFKKAQADLPEAQRLKIATIFSFAANEAESDGLMPEEGFEVDALDVPSRDFLESAISDYNKMFGTSFSTRSDKDGGFENYYKDLTKKLKSRELDLVVVVNMFLTGFDATTLNTLWVDKNLRQHGLLQAYSRTNRILNSVKTYGNIVCFRDLEKQTQEAITLFGNKEAGGIVILKPYGEYYEEYSATVSEFLARFATNEVPVLEDDKKLFIKLFNGILRLKNILVSFDDFKGNEILTQAQQQDCQSVYFEIKQQLIPMWPEKDSIVQDVIFELELIKQVEINVDYILDLIRKLKDSGADLNADKEIKASISRAVDSSSALRSKKDLIERFIQSVNIDANIDDSWVQFLKEQRVIELEQLIEDENLDPASTHTFVDQSFKSGSIQTFGTGLARLMPAVSIFSPAGEHEAQRGRVIEKLQNYFERFFTLGS, encoded by the coding sequence ATGAGCATCCCAAGAGTTGAGCCAATTGCTGTCACAAATGAAAGCACTGTAGTTGCCGAGTATCAAGCCGATACCCGCACAGAGCAGGCTTACCAATCTGAGGCTCAACTCGAAAAGGCTTTTATAGACCTCCTCCAAGGTCAAGCGTATGAGTACCTGCCAATCACAAATGAAACGGATTTGCTGGGTAATCTGCGGAATCAACTTCAACTTCTAAACAAAGTTGAGTTCACTGATTCAGAGTGGGATCGACTCTTCACAGACAGCATTTCATCCGCCAACGATCGAATGATTGATAAGACCATTCGTATCCAAGAGGATTACATCCGAGTTCTCAAGCGTGACTCTGGTGAGACTAAAAACATTTATCTGATTGATAAGTCCAACATCCACAACAACCGCCTGCAGGTAATAAATCAGTATGAGGCTGAGGGAAATTATCAGAACCGATATGACGTAACAATTTTGGTCAACGGCCTTCCTATGGCGCATGTTGAATTGAAGCGTCGTGGAGTTGACCTGCGCGAGGCTTTCAACCAGATAAAGCGCTATCAGCGAGACAGCTTTTGGGCTGGCTCGGGTCTTTTTGAGTATGTTCAGCTTTTTGTGATCAGCAACGGAACCCTGACCAAGTACTACAGCAATACCGTGCGGGAAACCCGTGTGAAAGAGTCAAACGGAAACGAGCGTACGAGGAAGACATCAAACAGTTTTGAGTTCACCAGTTGGTGGGCCGATGCCAACAACAAACCGATTTTGGACCTTATGTCTTTCGGTAAAACTTTCTTTGCCAAACACACGATTTTGAACATTCTTACCAGGTACTGCGTCTTTACTGAAGAGCAGCTTTTGCTGGTTATGCGTCCATATCAAATCGTTGCAACTGAACGTATTTTGCAGCGAATTCTGGTTAGCGAAAATTCAAAAACTCTTGGTTCGTTGGCTGCTGGTGGATACATTTGGCACACAACCGGATCTGGTAAAACCTTGACCAGCTTCAAGACAGCACAGTTGGCCAGTCAGATGCCATCGGTGGACAAAGTTTTATTTGTTGTGGACCGTAAGGACCTGGACTTCCAGACGATGAAGGAATACGACAGATTCCAGAAGGGTGCGGCAAACTCAAGTGCCTCAACTGCTGAGTTGAAGAAGCACCTTGAGAACCCGGACTCGCGAATAGTTATCACGACTATTCAAAAGCTCAGCAAATTTATTGAAGGCAACAAAGACCACCCAATTCAACGCAAGCGCGTGGTTTTGATCTTTGATGAATGCCACCGTTCGCAGTTCGGTGATATGCATTCGTCAATTCGCAAAGCCTTCAAGAACTACAACCTTTTTGGTTTCACCGGAACTCCTATTTTTGCTGCAGGAGCGTCAACAGGCGGAAACCCAGACCTAAAAACTACCGAGCAGGCTTTTGGTGACAAGCTGCACACCTACACAATCGTTGATGCGATTACTGACAAGAACGTATTGCCATTCCGCGTTGACTACGTGAACACAATGAAGACGGTTGAGTCATCCGCCGATAAGCAGGTATCTGCCATAGATACCGAAGCGGCACTACTTGCACCTGAACGTATCTCCAAAATTGTGAACTATATTCTGGAGCACTTTGACCAGAAAACTCGCCGGAACGAAAGTTACTCAATAGACAAGAAGCGCGTGCAAGGCTTCAATTCGCTGATGGCAACGCAGTCAATCGCTGCCGCTAAGTCGTACTATCAAGAGTTCAAAAAGGCTCAGGCCGATTTGCCAGAGGCACAGCGACTCAAGATAGCCACGATCTTTAGCTTTGCGGCAAATGAGGCGGAATCTGATGGATTGATGCCCGAGGAAGGCTTTGAGGTAGACGCACTCGATGTTCCATCACGCGACTTCCTTGAATCAGCCATCTCTGACTACAACAAAATGTTTGGGACCAGTTTTAGCACAAGATCTGACAAGGATGGCGGCTTTGAAAACTACTACAAAGACTTAACAAAGAAATTGAAGTCTCGCGAACTGGACCTCGTTGTGGTCGTAAACATGTTCCTGACCGGTTTTGATGCCACAACACTGAATACGCTTTGGGTTGATAAAAACCTGCGTCAGCACGGCTTGTTGCAGGCCTACTCTCGTACGAACAGAATCCTGAACTCAGTAAAGACCTACGGAAATATCGTTTGCTTTAGAGATCTTGAAAAGCAGACTCAAGAGGCGATTACTCTATTTGGCAACAAGGAAGCCGGCGGTATCGTGATTCTCAAGCCTTACGGTGAGTATTACGAGGAGTACTCGGCTACCGTCTCTGAATTCCTGGCGCGCTTCGCGACAAACGAAGTACCAGTTTTAGAAGACGACAAAAAACTCTTTATAAAACTTTTCAATGGGATTCTCCGACTCAAGAACATCCTTGTCTCGTTCGATGATTTCAAGGGCAACGAAATTCTCACTCAGGCACAGCAACAAGATTGCCAAAGTGTATATTTCGAGATCAAGCAGCAACTAATCCCTATGTGGCCAGAAAAAGACTCGATCGTTCAAGATGTCATTTTTGAACTTGAGCTAATCAAGCAAGTAGAAATCAACGTTGACTATATCCTCGATTTGATTCGCAAACTCAAAGACTCGGGTGCTGATCTGAATGCCGATAAAGAAATTAAGGCGTCCATTAGCCGTGCTGTCGACTCAAGTTCAGCTTTGAGAAGCAAAAAAGACTTAATCGAGAGATTTATCCAGTCAGTCAACATCGACGCGAACATCGATGACTCCTGGGTGCAGTTTCTAAAAGAGCAACGTGTCATTGAGCTCGAACAGCTGATTGAGGATGAAAACCTCGACCCGGCTTCGACTCATACCTTTGTTGACCAATCATTTAAGAGCGGTTCGATCCAAACCTTTGGCACAGGTCTAGCTCGGCTTATGCCAGCAGTGAGTATCTTTTCGCCAGCGGGCGAGCATGAAGCGCAGCGCGGTCGTGTAATTGAAAAACTACAAAACTATTTTGAGCGTTTCTTCACCCTGGGAAGCTGA